A genomic region of Canis aureus isolate CA01 chromosome 16, VMU_Caureus_v.1.0, whole genome shotgun sequence contains the following coding sequences:
- the PGS1 gene encoding CDP-diacylglycerol--glycerol-3-phosphate 3-phosphatidyltransferase, mitochondrial isoform X6 has protein sequence MAAAAAAAAGPVLWRRLLGLLPGRPGLAALLGRLSDRLGRNRDRRRRRSPWLLLAPLLSPAVPQVTSPPCCLCPEGVHRFQWIRNLVPEFGVSSSHVRVLASPAEFFELMKGQIKVAKRRVVMASLYLGTGPLEQELVDCLENTLEKSLQAKFPSDLKVSILLDFTRGSRGRKNSRTMLLPLLQRFPEQVRVSLFHTPNLRGLLRLLIPERFNETIGLQHIKVYLFDNNIILSGANLSDSYFTNRQDRYVFLQDCPEIADFFTELVDAVGDVSLQLQGDDTVQVVEGMVHPYKGDRAAYCRAANKRVMDVINSARARQQVLHAQTFHGDSLLTQEDAAAAGDRRPAPDTWIYPLIQMKPFEIQIDEIVTETLLTEAERGAKVYLTTGYFNLTQAYMDLVLGTRAEYQILLASPEVNGFFGAKGVAGAIPAAYVHIERQFYREVCSLGQQERVQLQEYWRRGWTFHAKELHADDLGGCFRKHVELLRVGGGACGHLPWSSVSPTLAVTFSGTEGQFTGTWRPRSP, from the exons GTCGCCATGGCTGCTGTTGGCTCCTCTGCTGTCCCCGGCTGTCCCCCAGGTCACCTCCCCTCCTTGCTGCCTGTGTCCAGAGGGCGTGCACAGGTTCCAGTGGATCCGGAACCTGGTCCCAGAGTTCGGGGTCTCCAGTTCCCACGTCAGGGTGCTTGCTTCCCCGGCAGAGTTTTTTGAGCTTATGAAG GGCCAGATCAAAGTGGCCAAGAGACGGGTGGTGATGGCATCTCTCTATCTGGGGACAGGTCCTTTGGAACAGGAACTG GTAGATTGTCTGGAAAACACTCTGGAAAAGTCACTCCAAGCCAAGTTCCCTTCAGACCTCAAGGTGTCCATCCTCTTGGACTTCACACGGGGCTCAAGAG GTAGGAAGAACTCCCGCACAATGCTGCTCCCGCTGTTACAGAGGTTTCCAGAACAGGTCCGCGTCTCTCTCTTCCACACTCCTAACCTCCGTGGTCTCCTCCGGCTCCTGATCCCTGAGCGCTTCAATGAGACCATTGGCCTGCAGCACATTAAAGTGTACCTCTTTGACAACAATATCATCTTGAGTGG TGCGAACCTGAGCGACTCCTACTTCACCAACCGCCAGGACCGCTACGTGTTCTTGCAGGACTGTCCCGAGATTGCAGACTTCTTCACGGAGCTGGTGGACGCAGTGGGGGATGTATCCCTGCAGTTGCAGGGGGATGACACAGTGCAGGTGGTGGAGGGGATGGTGCATCCTTACAAAG GTGACCGGGCCGCGTACTGCAGGGCGGCCAACAAGAGGGTTATGGATGTGATAAACTCAGCTCGGGCCCGCCAGCAAGTGTTGCACGCCCAGACCTTCCATGGCGACTCCCTTTTGACTCAGGAGGACGCGGCAGCTGCTGGGGACCGGAGACCAGCCCCCGATACCTGGATTTACCCGTTGATCCAGATGAAGCCCTTTGAGATCCAGATTGACGAGATTGTCACTGAGACCCTGCTGACAGAGGCTGAGCGGGGCGCCAAGGTCTACCTCACCACTGGCTACTTCAATCTGACCCAGGCCTACATGGACCTGGTCTTGGGCACGCGGGCTGAGTACCAGATCCTGCTGGCCTCCCCAGAGGTGAACGGCTTCTTCGGGGCCAAGGGGGTGGCGGGGGCCATCCCAGCCGCCTATGTGCACATTGAGCGGCAGTTCTACAGGGAGGTGTGCAGCCTGGGCCAGCAGGAGCGGGTCCAGCTGCAGGAGTACTGGCGGAGGGGCTGGACATTCCATGCCAAAG AACTTCATGCCGATGACCTGGGTGGCTGTTTCAGGAAGCACGTGGAACTTCTGCGGGTGGGAGGAGGTGCGTGCGGTCACCTTCCCTGGTCATCAGTTTCTCCCACATTGGCTGTGACCTTCTCAGGGACAGAGG GTCAGTTCACCGGGACCTGGAGGCCCAGATCGCCATAG
- the PGS1 gene encoding CDP-diacylglycerol--glycerol-3-phosphate 3-phosphatidyltransferase, mitochondrial isoform X3 yields MAAAAAAAAGPVLWRRLLGLLPGRPGLAALLGRLSDRLGRNRDRRRRRSPWLLLAPLLSPAVPQVTSPPCCLCPEGVHRFQWIRNLVPEFGVSSSHVRVLASPAEFFELMKGQIKVAKRRVVMASLYLGTGPLEQELVDCLENTLEKSLQAKFPSDLKVSILLDFTRGSRGRKNSRTMLLPLLQRFPEQVRVSLFHTPNLRGLLRLLIPERFNETIGLQHIKVYLFDNNIILSGANLSDSYFTNRQDRYVFLQDCPEIADFFTELVDAVGDVSLQLQGDDTVQVVEGMVHPYKGDRAAYCRAANKRVMDVINSARARQQVLHAQTFHGDSLLTQEDAAAAGDRRPAPDTWIYPLIQMKPFEIQIDEIVTETLLTEAERGAKVYLTTGYFNLTQAYMDLVLGTRAEYQILLASPEVNGFFGAKGVAGAIPAAYVHIERQFYREVCSLGQQERVQLQEYWRRGWTFHAKELHADDLGGCFRKHVELLRVGGGACGHLPWSSVSPTLAVTFSGTEGLWLYLAGSSLPCLTLIGSPNFGYRSVHRDLEAQIAIVTESRALQQQLHQGWL; encoded by the exons GTCGCCATGGCTGCTGTTGGCTCCTCTGCTGTCCCCGGCTGTCCCCCAGGTCACCTCCCCTCCTTGCTGCCTGTGTCCAGAGGGCGTGCACAGGTTCCAGTGGATCCGGAACCTGGTCCCAGAGTTCGGGGTCTCCAGTTCCCACGTCAGGGTGCTTGCTTCCCCGGCAGAGTTTTTTGAGCTTATGAAG GGCCAGATCAAAGTGGCCAAGAGACGGGTGGTGATGGCATCTCTCTATCTGGGGACAGGTCCTTTGGAACAGGAACTG GTAGATTGTCTGGAAAACACTCTGGAAAAGTCACTCCAAGCCAAGTTCCCTTCAGACCTCAAGGTGTCCATCCTCTTGGACTTCACACGGGGCTCAAGAG GTAGGAAGAACTCCCGCACAATGCTGCTCCCGCTGTTACAGAGGTTTCCAGAACAGGTCCGCGTCTCTCTCTTCCACACTCCTAACCTCCGTGGTCTCCTCCGGCTCCTGATCCCTGAGCGCTTCAATGAGACCATTGGCCTGCAGCACATTAAAGTGTACCTCTTTGACAACAATATCATCTTGAGTGG TGCGAACCTGAGCGACTCCTACTTCACCAACCGCCAGGACCGCTACGTGTTCTTGCAGGACTGTCCCGAGATTGCAGACTTCTTCACGGAGCTGGTGGACGCAGTGGGGGATGTATCCCTGCAGTTGCAGGGGGATGACACAGTGCAGGTGGTGGAGGGGATGGTGCATCCTTACAAAG GTGACCGGGCCGCGTACTGCAGGGCGGCCAACAAGAGGGTTATGGATGTGATAAACTCAGCTCGGGCCCGCCAGCAAGTGTTGCACGCCCAGACCTTCCATGGCGACTCCCTTTTGACTCAGGAGGACGCGGCAGCTGCTGGGGACCGGAGACCAGCCCCCGATACCTGGATTTACCCGTTGATCCAGATGAAGCCCTTTGAGATCCAGATTGACGAGATTGTCACTGAGACCCTGCTGACAGAGGCTGAGCGGGGCGCCAAGGTCTACCTCACCACTGGCTACTTCAATCTGACCCAGGCCTACATGGACCTGGTCTTGGGCACGCGGGCTGAGTACCAGATCCTGCTGGCCTCCCCAGAGGTGAACGGCTTCTTCGGGGCCAAGGGGGTGGCGGGGGCCATCCCAGCCGCCTATGTGCACATTGAGCGGCAGTTCTACAGGGAGGTGTGCAGCCTGGGCCAGCAGGAGCGGGTCCAGCTGCAGGAGTACTGGCGGAGGGGCTGGACATTCCATGCCAAAG AACTTCATGCCGATGACCTGGGTGGCTGTTTCAGGAAGCACGTGGAACTTCTGCGGGTGGGAGGAGGTGCGTGCGGTCACCTTCCCTGGTCATCAGTTTCTCCCACATTGGCTGTGACCTTCTCAGGGACAGAGG GCCTCTGGTTGTACCTGGCAGGGAGCAGCCTGCCCTGTCTCACGTTGATTGGCTCTCCTAATTTTGGGTACAGGTCAGTTCACCGGGACCTGGAGGCCCAGATCGCCATAGTGACGGAGAGCCGGGCCCTGCAGCAGCAACTTCACCAG GGATGGCTTTGA
- the PGS1 gene encoding CDP-diacylglycerol--glycerol-3-phosphate 3-phosphatidyltransferase, mitochondrial isoform X1, which produces MAAAAAAAAGPVLWRRLLGLLPGRPGLAALLGRLSDRLGRNRDRRRRRSPWLLLAPLLSPAVPQVTSPPCCLCPEGVHRFQWIRNLVPEFGVSSSHVRVLASPAEFFELMKGQIKVAKRRVVMASLYLGTGPLEQELVDCLENTLEKSLQAKFPSDLKVSILLDFTRGSRGRKNSRTMLLPLLQRFPEQVRVSLFHTPNLRGLLRLLIPERFNETIGLQHIKVYLFDNNIILSGANLSDSYFTNRQDRYVFLQDCPEIADFFTELVDAVGDVSLQLQGDDTVQVVEGMVHPYKGDRAAYCRAANKRVMDVINSARARQQVLHAQTFHGDSLLTQEDAAAAGDRRPAPDTWIYPLIQMKPFEIQIDEIVTETLLTEAERGAKVYLTTGYFNLTQAYMDLVLGTRAEYQILLASPEVNGFFGAKGVAGAIPAAYVHIERQFYREVCSLGQQERVQLQEYWRRGWTFHAKELHADDLGGCFRKHVELLRVGGGACGHLPWSSVSPTLAVTFSGTEGLWLYLAGSSLPCLTLIGSPNFGYRSVHRDLEAQIAIVTESRALQQQLHQEQEQLYLRSGVVSSSTFEQPSRQVKLWVKMVTPLIKNFF; this is translated from the exons GTCGCCATGGCTGCTGTTGGCTCCTCTGCTGTCCCCGGCTGTCCCCCAGGTCACCTCCCCTCCTTGCTGCCTGTGTCCAGAGGGCGTGCACAGGTTCCAGTGGATCCGGAACCTGGTCCCAGAGTTCGGGGTCTCCAGTTCCCACGTCAGGGTGCTTGCTTCCCCGGCAGAGTTTTTTGAGCTTATGAAG GGCCAGATCAAAGTGGCCAAGAGACGGGTGGTGATGGCATCTCTCTATCTGGGGACAGGTCCTTTGGAACAGGAACTG GTAGATTGTCTGGAAAACACTCTGGAAAAGTCACTCCAAGCCAAGTTCCCTTCAGACCTCAAGGTGTCCATCCTCTTGGACTTCACACGGGGCTCAAGAG GTAGGAAGAACTCCCGCACAATGCTGCTCCCGCTGTTACAGAGGTTTCCAGAACAGGTCCGCGTCTCTCTCTTCCACACTCCTAACCTCCGTGGTCTCCTCCGGCTCCTGATCCCTGAGCGCTTCAATGAGACCATTGGCCTGCAGCACATTAAAGTGTACCTCTTTGACAACAATATCATCTTGAGTGG TGCGAACCTGAGCGACTCCTACTTCACCAACCGCCAGGACCGCTACGTGTTCTTGCAGGACTGTCCCGAGATTGCAGACTTCTTCACGGAGCTGGTGGACGCAGTGGGGGATGTATCCCTGCAGTTGCAGGGGGATGACACAGTGCAGGTGGTGGAGGGGATGGTGCATCCTTACAAAG GTGACCGGGCCGCGTACTGCAGGGCGGCCAACAAGAGGGTTATGGATGTGATAAACTCAGCTCGGGCCCGCCAGCAAGTGTTGCACGCCCAGACCTTCCATGGCGACTCCCTTTTGACTCAGGAGGACGCGGCAGCTGCTGGGGACCGGAGACCAGCCCCCGATACCTGGATTTACCCGTTGATCCAGATGAAGCCCTTTGAGATCCAGATTGACGAGATTGTCACTGAGACCCTGCTGACAGAGGCTGAGCGGGGCGCCAAGGTCTACCTCACCACTGGCTACTTCAATCTGACCCAGGCCTACATGGACCTGGTCTTGGGCACGCGGGCTGAGTACCAGATCCTGCTGGCCTCCCCAGAGGTGAACGGCTTCTTCGGGGCCAAGGGGGTGGCGGGGGCCATCCCAGCCGCCTATGTGCACATTGAGCGGCAGTTCTACAGGGAGGTGTGCAGCCTGGGCCAGCAGGAGCGGGTCCAGCTGCAGGAGTACTGGCGGAGGGGCTGGACATTCCATGCCAAAG AACTTCATGCCGATGACCTGGGTGGCTGTTTCAGGAAGCACGTGGAACTTCTGCGGGTGGGAGGAGGTGCGTGCGGTCACCTTCCCTGGTCATCAGTTTCTCCCACATTGGCTGTGACCTTCTCAGGGACAGAGG GCCTCTGGTTGTACCTGGCAGGGAGCAGCCTGCCCTGTCTCACGTTGATTGGCTCTCCTAATTTTGGGTACAGGTCAGTTCACCGGGACCTGGAGGCCCAGATCGCCATAGTGACGGAGAGCCGGGCCCTGCAGCAGCAACTTCACCAG GAGCAGGAGCAGCTCTACCTACGCTCAGGTGTGGTGTCCTCCTCCACCTTCGAGCAGCCGAGTCGGCAGGTGAAGTTGTGGGTGAAGATGGTGACTCCGCTGATTAAGAACTTCTTCTGA
- the PGS1 gene encoding CDP-diacylglycerol--glycerol-3-phosphate 3-phosphatidyltransferase, mitochondrial isoform X8: MAAAAAAAAGPVLWRRLLGLLPGRPGLAALLGRLSDRLGRNRDRRRRRSPWLLLAPLLSPAVPQVTSPPCCLCPEGVHRFQWIRNLVPEFGVSSSHVRVLASPAEFFELMKGQIKVAKRRVVMASLYLGTGPLEQELVDCLENTLEKSLQAKFPSDLKVSILLDFTRGSRGRKNSRTMLLPLLQRFPEQVRVSLFHTPNLRGLLRLLIPERFNETIGLQHIKVYLFDNNIILSGANLSDSYFTNRQDRYVFLQDCPEIADFFTELVDAVGDVSLQLQGDDTVQVVEGMVHPYKGDRAAYCRAANKRVMDVINSARARQQVLHAQTFHGDSLLTQEDAAAAGDRRPAPDTWIYPLIQMKPFEIQIDEIVTETLLTEAERGAKVYLTTGYFNLTQAYMDLVLGTRAEYQILLASPEVNGFFGAKGVAGAIPAAYVHIERQFYREVCSLGQQERVQLQEYWRRGWTFHAKELHADDLGGCFRKHVELLRVGGGQFTGTWRPRSP, translated from the exons GTCGCCATGGCTGCTGTTGGCTCCTCTGCTGTCCCCGGCTGTCCCCCAGGTCACCTCCCCTCCTTGCTGCCTGTGTCCAGAGGGCGTGCACAGGTTCCAGTGGATCCGGAACCTGGTCCCAGAGTTCGGGGTCTCCAGTTCCCACGTCAGGGTGCTTGCTTCCCCGGCAGAGTTTTTTGAGCTTATGAAG GGCCAGATCAAAGTGGCCAAGAGACGGGTGGTGATGGCATCTCTCTATCTGGGGACAGGTCCTTTGGAACAGGAACTG GTAGATTGTCTGGAAAACACTCTGGAAAAGTCACTCCAAGCCAAGTTCCCTTCAGACCTCAAGGTGTCCATCCTCTTGGACTTCACACGGGGCTCAAGAG GTAGGAAGAACTCCCGCACAATGCTGCTCCCGCTGTTACAGAGGTTTCCAGAACAGGTCCGCGTCTCTCTCTTCCACACTCCTAACCTCCGTGGTCTCCTCCGGCTCCTGATCCCTGAGCGCTTCAATGAGACCATTGGCCTGCAGCACATTAAAGTGTACCTCTTTGACAACAATATCATCTTGAGTGG TGCGAACCTGAGCGACTCCTACTTCACCAACCGCCAGGACCGCTACGTGTTCTTGCAGGACTGTCCCGAGATTGCAGACTTCTTCACGGAGCTGGTGGACGCAGTGGGGGATGTATCCCTGCAGTTGCAGGGGGATGACACAGTGCAGGTGGTGGAGGGGATGGTGCATCCTTACAAAG GTGACCGGGCCGCGTACTGCAGGGCGGCCAACAAGAGGGTTATGGATGTGATAAACTCAGCTCGGGCCCGCCAGCAAGTGTTGCACGCCCAGACCTTCCATGGCGACTCCCTTTTGACTCAGGAGGACGCGGCAGCTGCTGGGGACCGGAGACCAGCCCCCGATACCTGGATTTACCCGTTGATCCAGATGAAGCCCTTTGAGATCCAGATTGACGAGATTGTCACTGAGACCCTGCTGACAGAGGCTGAGCGGGGCGCCAAGGTCTACCTCACCACTGGCTACTTCAATCTGACCCAGGCCTACATGGACCTGGTCTTGGGCACGCGGGCTGAGTACCAGATCCTGCTGGCCTCCCCAGAGGTGAACGGCTTCTTCGGGGCCAAGGGGGTGGCGGGGGCCATCCCAGCCGCCTATGTGCACATTGAGCGGCAGTTCTACAGGGAGGTGTGCAGCCTGGGCCAGCAGGAGCGGGTCCAGCTGCAGGAGTACTGGCGGAGGGGCTGGACATTCCATGCCAAAG AACTTCATGCCGATGACCTGGGTGGCTGTTTCAGGAAGCACGTGGAACTTCTGCGGGTGGGAGGAG GTCAGTTCACCGGGACCTGGAGGCCCAGATCGCCATAG
- the PGS1 gene encoding CDP-diacylglycerol--glycerol-3-phosphate 3-phosphatidyltransferase, mitochondrial isoform X12, with product MAAAAAAAAGPVLWRRLLGLLPGRPGLAALLGRLSDRLGRNRDRRRRRSPWLLLAPLLSPAVPQVTSPPCCLCPEGVHRFQWIRNLVPEFGVSSSHVRVLASPAEFFELMKGQIKVAKRRVVMASLYLGTGPLEQELVDCLENTLEKSLQAKFPSDLKVSILLDFTRGSRGRKNSRTMLLPLLQRFPEQVRVSLFHTPNLRGLLRLLIPERFNETIGLQHIKVYLFDNNIILSGANLSDSYFTNRQDRYVFLQDCPEIADFFTELVDAVGDVSLQLQGDDTVQVVEGMVHPYKGDRAAYCRAANKRVMDVINSARARQQVLHAQTFHGDSLLTQEDAAAAGDRRPAPDTWIYPLIQMKPFEIQIDEIVTETLLTEAERGAKVYLTTGYFNLTQAYMDLVLGTRAEYQILLASPEVSSPGPGGPDRHSDGEPGPAAATSPGAGAALPTLRCGVLLHLRAAESAGEVVGEDGDSAD from the exons GTCGCCATGGCTGCTGTTGGCTCCTCTGCTGTCCCCGGCTGTCCCCCAGGTCACCTCCCCTCCTTGCTGCCTGTGTCCAGAGGGCGTGCACAGGTTCCAGTGGATCCGGAACCTGGTCCCAGAGTTCGGGGTCTCCAGTTCCCACGTCAGGGTGCTTGCTTCCCCGGCAGAGTTTTTTGAGCTTATGAAG GGCCAGATCAAAGTGGCCAAGAGACGGGTGGTGATGGCATCTCTCTATCTGGGGACAGGTCCTTTGGAACAGGAACTG GTAGATTGTCTGGAAAACACTCTGGAAAAGTCACTCCAAGCCAAGTTCCCTTCAGACCTCAAGGTGTCCATCCTCTTGGACTTCACACGGGGCTCAAGAG GTAGGAAGAACTCCCGCACAATGCTGCTCCCGCTGTTACAGAGGTTTCCAGAACAGGTCCGCGTCTCTCTCTTCCACACTCCTAACCTCCGTGGTCTCCTCCGGCTCCTGATCCCTGAGCGCTTCAATGAGACCATTGGCCTGCAGCACATTAAAGTGTACCTCTTTGACAACAATATCATCTTGAGTGG TGCGAACCTGAGCGACTCCTACTTCACCAACCGCCAGGACCGCTACGTGTTCTTGCAGGACTGTCCCGAGATTGCAGACTTCTTCACGGAGCTGGTGGACGCAGTGGGGGATGTATCCCTGCAGTTGCAGGGGGATGACACAGTGCAGGTGGTGGAGGGGATGGTGCATCCTTACAAAG GTGACCGGGCCGCGTACTGCAGGGCGGCCAACAAGAGGGTTATGGATGTGATAAACTCAGCTCGGGCCCGCCAGCAAGTGTTGCACGCCCAGACCTTCCATGGCGACTCCCTTTTGACTCAGGAGGACGCGGCAGCTGCTGGGGACCGGAGACCAGCCCCCGATACCTGGATTTACCCGTTGATCCAGATGAAGCCCTTTGAGATCCAGATTGACGAGATTGTCACTGAGACCCTGCTGACAGAGGCTGAGCGGGGCGCCAAGGTCTACCTCACCACTGGCTACTTCAATCTGACCCAGGCCTACATGGACCTGGTCTTGGGCACGCGGGCTGAGTACCAGATCCTGCTGGCCTCCCCAGAG GTCAGTTCACCGGGACCTGGAGGCCCAGATCGCCATAGTGACGGAGAGCCGGGCCCTGCAGCAGCAACTTCACCAG GAGCAGGAGCAGCTCTACCTACGCTCAGGTGTGGTGTCCTCCTCCACCTTCGAGCAGCCGAGTCGGCAGGTGAAGTTGTGGGTGAAGATGGTGACTCCGCTGATTAA
- the PGS1 gene encoding CDP-diacylglycerol--glycerol-3-phosphate 3-phosphatidyltransferase, mitochondrial isoform X11, producing MAAAAAAAAGPVLWRRLLGLLPGRPGLAALLGRLSDRLGRNRDRRRRRSPWLLLAPLLSPAVPQVTSPPCCLCPEGVHRFQWIRNLVPEFGVSSSHVRVLASPAEFFELMKGQIKVAKRRVVMASLYLGTGPLEQELVDCLENTLEKSLQAKFPSDLKVSILLDFTRGSRGRKNSRTMLLPLLQRFPEQVRVSLFHTPNLRGLLRLLIPERFNETIGLQHIKVYLFDNNIILSGANLSDSYFTNRQDRYVFLQDCPEIADFFTELVDAVGDVSLQLQGDDTVQVVEGMVHPYKGDRAAYCRAANKRVMDVINSARARQQVLHAQTFHGDSLLTQEDAAAAGDRRPAPDTWIYPLIQMKPFEIQIDEIVTETLLTEAERGAKVYLTTGYFNLTQAYMDLVLGTRAEYQILLASPEVNGFFGAKGVAGAIPAAYVHIERQFYREVCSLGQQERVQLQEYWRRGWTFHAKGQFTGTWRPRSP from the exons GTCGCCATGGCTGCTGTTGGCTCCTCTGCTGTCCCCGGCTGTCCCCCAGGTCACCTCCCCTCCTTGCTGCCTGTGTCCAGAGGGCGTGCACAGGTTCCAGTGGATCCGGAACCTGGTCCCAGAGTTCGGGGTCTCCAGTTCCCACGTCAGGGTGCTTGCTTCCCCGGCAGAGTTTTTTGAGCTTATGAAG GGCCAGATCAAAGTGGCCAAGAGACGGGTGGTGATGGCATCTCTCTATCTGGGGACAGGTCCTTTGGAACAGGAACTG GTAGATTGTCTGGAAAACACTCTGGAAAAGTCACTCCAAGCCAAGTTCCCTTCAGACCTCAAGGTGTCCATCCTCTTGGACTTCACACGGGGCTCAAGAG GTAGGAAGAACTCCCGCACAATGCTGCTCCCGCTGTTACAGAGGTTTCCAGAACAGGTCCGCGTCTCTCTCTTCCACACTCCTAACCTCCGTGGTCTCCTCCGGCTCCTGATCCCTGAGCGCTTCAATGAGACCATTGGCCTGCAGCACATTAAAGTGTACCTCTTTGACAACAATATCATCTTGAGTGG TGCGAACCTGAGCGACTCCTACTTCACCAACCGCCAGGACCGCTACGTGTTCTTGCAGGACTGTCCCGAGATTGCAGACTTCTTCACGGAGCTGGTGGACGCAGTGGGGGATGTATCCCTGCAGTTGCAGGGGGATGACACAGTGCAGGTGGTGGAGGGGATGGTGCATCCTTACAAAG GTGACCGGGCCGCGTACTGCAGGGCGGCCAACAAGAGGGTTATGGATGTGATAAACTCAGCTCGGGCCCGCCAGCAAGTGTTGCACGCCCAGACCTTCCATGGCGACTCCCTTTTGACTCAGGAGGACGCGGCAGCTGCTGGGGACCGGAGACCAGCCCCCGATACCTGGATTTACCCGTTGATCCAGATGAAGCCCTTTGAGATCCAGATTGACGAGATTGTCACTGAGACCCTGCTGACAGAGGCTGAGCGGGGCGCCAAGGTCTACCTCACCACTGGCTACTTCAATCTGACCCAGGCCTACATGGACCTGGTCTTGGGCACGCGGGCTGAGTACCAGATCCTGCTGGCCTCCCCAGAGGTGAACGGCTTCTTCGGGGCCAAGGGGGTGGCGGGGGCCATCCCAGCCGCCTATGTGCACATTGAGCGGCAGTTCTACAGGGAGGTGTGCAGCCTGGGCCAGCAGGAGCGGGTCCAGCTGCAGGAGTACTGGCGGAGGGGCTGGACATTCCATGCCAAAG GTCAGTTCACCGGGACCTGGAGGCCCAGATCGCCATAG
- the PGS1 gene encoding CDP-diacylglycerol--glycerol-3-phosphate 3-phosphatidyltransferase, mitochondrial isoform X9, translating into MAAAAAAAAGPVLWRRLLGLLPGRPGLAALLGRLSDRLGRNRDRRRRRSPWLLLAPLLSPAVPQVTSPPCCLCPEGVHRFQWIRNLVPEFGVSSSHVRVLASPAEFFELMKGQIKVAKRRVVMASLYLGTGPLEQELVDCLENTLEKSLQAKFPSDLKVSILLDFTRGSRGRKNSRTMLLPLLQRFPEQVRVSLFHTPNLRGLLRLLIPERFNETIGLQHIKVYLFDNNIILSGANLSDSYFTNRQDRYVFLQDCPEIADFFTELVDAVGDVSLQLQGDDTVQVVEGMVHPYKGDRAAYCRAANKRVMDVINSARARQQVLHAQTFHGDSLLTQEDAAAAGDRRPAPDTWIYPLIQMKPFEIQIDEIVTETLLTEAERGAKVYLTTGYFNLTQAYMDLVLGTRAEYQILLASPEVNGFFGAKGVAGAIPAAYVHIERQFYREVCSLGQQERVQLQEYWRRGWTFHAKGSTWNFCGWEEVRAVTFPGHQFLPHWL; encoded by the exons GTCGCCATGGCTGCTGTTGGCTCCTCTGCTGTCCCCGGCTGTCCCCCAGGTCACCTCCCCTCCTTGCTGCCTGTGTCCAGAGGGCGTGCACAGGTTCCAGTGGATCCGGAACCTGGTCCCAGAGTTCGGGGTCTCCAGTTCCCACGTCAGGGTGCTTGCTTCCCCGGCAGAGTTTTTTGAGCTTATGAAG GGCCAGATCAAAGTGGCCAAGAGACGGGTGGTGATGGCATCTCTCTATCTGGGGACAGGTCCTTTGGAACAGGAACTG GTAGATTGTCTGGAAAACACTCTGGAAAAGTCACTCCAAGCCAAGTTCCCTTCAGACCTCAAGGTGTCCATCCTCTTGGACTTCACACGGGGCTCAAGAG GTAGGAAGAACTCCCGCACAATGCTGCTCCCGCTGTTACAGAGGTTTCCAGAACAGGTCCGCGTCTCTCTCTTCCACACTCCTAACCTCCGTGGTCTCCTCCGGCTCCTGATCCCTGAGCGCTTCAATGAGACCATTGGCCTGCAGCACATTAAAGTGTACCTCTTTGACAACAATATCATCTTGAGTGG TGCGAACCTGAGCGACTCCTACTTCACCAACCGCCAGGACCGCTACGTGTTCTTGCAGGACTGTCCCGAGATTGCAGACTTCTTCACGGAGCTGGTGGACGCAGTGGGGGATGTATCCCTGCAGTTGCAGGGGGATGACACAGTGCAGGTGGTGGAGGGGATGGTGCATCCTTACAAAG GTGACCGGGCCGCGTACTGCAGGGCGGCCAACAAGAGGGTTATGGATGTGATAAACTCAGCTCGGGCCCGCCAGCAAGTGTTGCACGCCCAGACCTTCCATGGCGACTCCCTTTTGACTCAGGAGGACGCGGCAGCTGCTGGGGACCGGAGACCAGCCCCCGATACCTGGATTTACCCGTTGATCCAGATGAAGCCCTTTGAGATCCAGATTGACGAGATTGTCACTGAGACCCTGCTGACAGAGGCTGAGCGGGGCGCCAAGGTCTACCTCACCACTGGCTACTTCAATCTGACCCAGGCCTACATGGACCTGGTCTTGGGCACGCGGGCTGAGTACCAGATCCTGCTGGCCTCCCCAGAGGTGAACGGCTTCTTCGGGGCCAAGGGGGTGGCGGGGGCCATCCCAGCCGCCTATGTGCACATTGAGCGGCAGTTCTACAGGGAGGTGTGCAGCCTGGGCCAGCAGGAGCGGGTCCAGCTGCAGGAGTACTGGCGGAGGGGCTGGACATTCCATGCCAAAG GAAGCACGTGGAACTTCTGCGGGTGGGAGGAGGTGCGTGCGGTCACCTTCCCTGGTCATCAGTTTCTCCCACATTGGCTGTGA